Proteins encoded together in one Asterias rubens chromosome 4, eAstRub1.3, whole genome shotgun sequence window:
- the LOC117289753 gene encoding uncharacterized protein LOC117289753, with translation MPLKKGKKKKGKAKKKVSKSERAKEKLEKACDLMTSKTDLYQNFLDRMDRWIACNKHKAVELFKRFDLNGDGVLTFDEFKSGMLDLDAPCNALELHVLAKRLDRDKSESIDYVEFSKGLNFTDEDEETEKGEQPPQLTITKEELQECPCCKLGLWRPQVEKNPKYVYIFLKFVTFDNVRSYPGHFSVVVHAHLTVYGLIEIIKQRMDLGTTKLRIFSDKSRDSSCLLMPDKTLQQCGIEGGTRSKPEETVLYYDYTTEFHDCPVLMSDFYFMS, from the exons ATGCCGCTgaagaaaggaaagaaaaagaaaggcaAAGCTAAAAAGAAAGTCAGCAAATCGGAGAGGGCCAAA gAGAAGCTAGAGAAAGCATGTGACCTGATGACATCAAAGACTGATCTTTATCAGAATTTCCTTGATCGTATGGATCGATGGATTGCGTGTAATAAACACAAAGCTGTAGAACTCTTCAAAAGATTTGACCTCAATGGAGATGGCGTTTTGACCTTTGACGAGTTTAAATCAG GGATGCTGGATCTAGACGCTCCGTGTAACGCGTTAGAGCTTCATGTATTAGCCAAGAGGCTAGACAGAGACAAAAGTGAGTCTATCGACTACGTAGAATTCTCCAAAGGCTTGAACTTCACAGATGA GGATGAGGAGACAGAAAAAGGCGAACAGCCCCCTCAGTTGACGATAACTAAAGAGGAGCTACAGGAATGTCCATGTTGCAAGCTTGGTCTGTGGAGACCACAAGTTGAGAAAAATCCAAA ATATGTTTACATCTTTCTGAAGTTCGTCACATTTGACAATGTCCGTTCCTACCCTGGTCACTTCAGTGTGGTAGTCCACGCCCATCTAACAGTCTATGGCCTGATTGAGATTATTAAACAGCGTATGGATCTAGGCACAACTAAACTAAGAATCTTCTCCGATAAATCAAGGGATTCATCTTGTCTTCTTATGCCAGATAAGACCCTTCAGCAATGTGGTATCGAGGGTGGAACACGCTCCAAACCTGAAGAGACTGTGCTATATTATGATTATACCACAGAGTTCCATGACTGCCCTGTTCTGATGTCGGATTTTTACTTCATGTCGTAG